AATGGGTTTGTCAGTTCCAAACGTACAAGCCCGTCGTGTTTATTCAAACTGGGCACATTGTAAGTTCATAGCTTATTCTGAAGAGATATCGCGTCTCACGAGAGGGTCGCAGCGGAGTGCGAAGGGCAGTGGGCGAGTCCGAAGGGCATTAAAGCGGACGAGGCTGCGCTGGCCCTCATCCTGAGGATTGAGGGCGTGCCGCCGCATCCACGTACCAGAGCAGCGTGGCACGGGGACGCACCTGAGCGGCCGGCAGGGAGGAGTCGTCCCGGTCGAGCACGCGGGTGAGGGCGTCTTCTTTTCCTTCGCCGGCGACGAGAAAAACAGCGCGCCGAGCGCCGTTGAGCACCGGCAGGGTGCACGTCAGACGGCGGGAGATCTCGTGGCGGGGCGGAGCGGTGACGGGCCGGACCCATTCCTCGTCGGCGCGTCGCTGTTCGGGTGTGCCGGTCTCGGGGAAGAGGGAGGCCGTGTGGCCGTCGCCCCCGAGGCCGAGAAGAATAGTATCGAACGTCGTGGAGCGGTCGGGGAAATGGCGCCGAAGCGTCTCCGTGTAGGCTGTGGCGGCCGCGTCGGGGGAGTCCAGGTGGGTCGGCATGGGGTGCACCTGGTCGGCCGGAATGGGAACCGCATCAATGAGGGCGTCGGTCGCCATTCGGGCGTTGCTGTCGGGATGGTCGAGAGGGACGACCCGCTCGTCCCCCCAGAACAGGTGAATTTGGGACCAGGGCAGGGGAGCCTCGGCCTCCGCCGCGAGAAGCTCGTAGAGGCGCCGCGGCGTACTGCCGCCCGCCAGGGCGAGGGCATAGCGGTCCTGAGAGCGGAGGGTCTCCCGGATGTCTGCCGTCAGGTCTTGGGCCGCCGCCCGACTCAGGGCTTCGAGGTCGGGAAACCGGTGAACGACAGACGCGGGCGATTGAGACATGCAGATGTGCGGATTTAGGAAAACGAAGGGCTGGACTCACTCGGCAGCCTGGCGGCAGGCCTCAGTCGGCCCGGATGAGTACAGCATTCGGGACGACTCACGCCGGCTGCAGGCTGGGCTGGGGCGAGGTCGGCAGGGTAAAATGAAACGTGGAGCCCTCTTCGGGGGCGCTCTCGACGTGAAGTTCGCGATCGTGGGCGGCCAGGATGTGTTTCACGATGGCGAGACCCAGCCCGGTTCCGCCTTGATTGCGGGATCGGCTCTTGTCCACGCGGTAGAAGCGCTCGGTGAGGCGGGGAAGATGATCGGGCGAGATGCCGATGCCGTCGTCCACGACGCGGATCACGACCTCGTCGTTTTGAACCTCGGCCTCCAACTGTACCGTGCCGTCCTCTTCGTTGTACTTGATGGCGTTGTCCACCAGGTTCACGAGCACCCGGCGGAGACGGTCGAAGTCGCCGTAAACCTGGGGAAGGTCCGGTGCGACCTTCTGGCGGGGCATGATGCCCTTCTCCTCGGCTCGAATCTCGACCGACTCGACCGCGGCGTCGAACAGCTCCATCACGTTAAACGCCTCGTTCGACATGTCCAACTCGTCCGTCTCGATTTTGGTAATGGTCGAGAGGTCACGGGCCAGGTTGTCCAGGCGGTTGGCGTGGTGGAGGATTTTTTTGAGGAACGTGCGGTTTACCGACTCGTCGTGGAGGGCGCCGTCCAGCAGCGTCTCGGCGAAGCCCTGAACGGAAAAGATCGGGGTCTTGAGTTCGTGGGACACGTTCCCGATAAACTCGCGCCGGTAGCTTTCCATCTCCTTGAGCTCCTGGATTTCGGTCTCCAGGCTCTGGCCCGTGCGGTAGACCTCCCAGAGAAGCGTGCTGAGCTCATCGCCGTGGGGGCCGGAGGGCGGTGTCTGGGCGTCAAACTCGTGGGTGCGGATCTCGTGCAGCACGGACTGGAGGTGACGGAGGCGGCGGTGGAGCCAGATGTGGCTCGTGGCGTAGACGAGGACGGCGGTGCCCAGTCCGAGAAGGGCGGCGCCCTCGACCGAGAGGTTTGTCCCCAGCACCGCGCCCCCCCCGGCAACGATGCCCGCCGCGCCTCCAATTTTGAGGCCCAGGCGACTCACGAATGGAGGAAGCCGTGGAACGAACGACACGGACTCTGTGGAGCTGTCGGAAACCCAAAATGAGATCGGTTCGGGTCATACTTCCTTGCCCCAGCTTCGCGTTCCGCTGTTTCGGGGCCGGAGGCGTTAACAAACCGAAAACCGTTTCCGGCGAGGCGTTACGGGGTGGTGGGGAGCCCTTCCTCCTCGTCGCGGGTAGGTAGGCGGTCGACGAGTGAGGACAGGGGCGGATCGTGGGCCTCCGCGAACAGCTCGAACGACACGTGGTCGCCGACGGTGTCGAGGGGGCGGTGCTCCTCAATGACGGGGCGGTAGGTTTCGTAGCAGTGGAGGGCTTCGCGTCCCGTCTCCAGGTCCTCGTCCCGGATTGGAAGCTGGCAGTCGATGAGCGCCGGGGGCGAGTGCCCGAGGTGAGGAGGCCGATCCGTGTCCTCGGGGGCAGGGGGGAGCGTGTAGAAGGCAAGGCGGCGGGGAAAGGCCGCCCCGTCCCGGCGAAGGGCACACACTGCGCGCTTCACAACAGCGTGGGACACGAGGTGGTCGGGGTGTCCACTGATGCCGTGGACGGGATACGTGACGACCACGTCCGGCTCATGGGCGTGGATGTGGGCGATCACCTCGTCCTCCAGCACCAGCGGATTGAGCTCGGCGAGCCCGCCGTCCGGGTACTCCAGGACAGTCAGGGAGCTGACGTCCAGGGTGGCCGCCACCCCCTGCATCTCCTGGTAACGCGCCTCCGCCATTTCCTCTTTTGAGTACCCGAGGCGCTCCCGTTGCGACGTTGCCTCGCCCCGCGTGAGGGTGAGCAGGTGCACCTCGTGTCCCGCGCGGCGCTGTTGGGCGAGGGCGGGCACGGGGCCAAAACACTCGTCGTCGGGGTGCGGAAAGACGTACAGCAGGGATGCCATCGGGGCAGGAGGGGGTTTCAAGAGACAACACGCGTTCTCCTATGCACGAGTTGCTCGCTTGGTTGCCGCGGGGGGCACGCAGACTATACTAAGAAGAGGCGGGCCCTGTACCGGAATCTTCGTCCTCCTCGATGACCTCGTGGAAAACAGTCTGGTCCGTCTCCAACATGCGGCGCACGTAGGGATGGCAGAGCTGGCAGTTTTCGCCGAAGGTTACGTGGGCCTGAAGCTCGCCGATGGAGTCCGCCCCCGTTTCTTCCGCCACGGTCTTCAGGGCCGCAAACGTCTGCTCGTAACAGTAGCAGCGGTCGATGGTCATCGTAGAAGAGACGAGGATAAGAAAGAATTACTGAGTCGATGAGGGAACCGGGGCCGGGTCGTTCCGCCAGGCCGTTTCTCGATAAGAGCGATCGAACGCGGCGTGGAAGCGGTCCGGGTGGAGGATCTCGGCCAGAATGTCCAGCGAGGTCGCCAGGCGCGGGCCGGGCCGGTTGAAGAAGTGATTCCCGTCGGTCAGGTATACGTGCCCCGCCTGGACGGCTCGGAGGGTGGCCCACCGCCGGTCGGTCCGGAGAACGTCCATCTCCGTGTCAGTCCGGGGCAGGCCGAACCCACAAGCCATCACGACGACGCGGTCCGGGTCGGCGTCGTGCAGGGCGTCGAGGTCGCCGCGGCGATGGGCGAAGACCGGCGTCCCACCCGCCGCCTCCAGGAGCGTCGGGACCCAGCCCCCGGCCCCCATCAACGGATCGATCCACTCCAGGGCCGCGACCGTGGGGCGGTTGGCCGTGTCGGCGGGCGTCACTGAGTTCGAGGTCGTCTGCATCCGGTCGCGCATCCGGCGGACGACCCGGTCGCCACGCTCAGGGCAGCCAAGCGCCTCGGCCACGCGCCGGATGTCGTCGCGCACGTCCGCCAGGGACCGCGGCTCCAGGGCCACGACCGTCGGGTCGCCCTCCATGCGGTCGGCCACCGCCTGCTCGACCGTTGGCAGGGACACGGCGCACACCTCGCACTGCGACTGGGTAAGGATGAGGTCCGGGCGCAAGGCGTTCAGCCGCTCCTCGTCCACGTCGTAGACCGACATGGCCTCATCCAGGAGGGTGCGCACCCGGTCGTCAATCTCCCGGCTCGACCCCTCGAGCGGCACCTTCGGGGCAGTGAGGGCGGGCAGTGCCTCCACTCCAGGAGGATGGTCGCACTCGTGCGAGCGCCCCACCAGGTCGTCCCCGTAGCCGAGGGCGTCCACGATCTCGGTGGCACTGGGAATGAGCGATACAATCCGGGGCATGGGAAAAAGGGGCAGTGAGGGTTACGCCGGGGCGGTCGCCGAGTCCAACTGGAGCGACGGCACTCCTCGTTTCAGCAGAGCCACACCGCCAAACAGGACCCCCACGTACACGGCATTTCCCGCGAGACTGTTGGCGAGGTACGGCAGTCCGGCGACGTAGCAGGCCCAGAGGCCGGAGGCCGTCGGGGGATAGGTGTCGAACAGCCACCACATCCCGAAATTCGTGACCAGAAAGAACAGCAGCGACCCGGCCACGGTGGCCCCGGCGACGCGCCCCATGCTTCGATTCGCCCGAAGCCCAAAGCC
This portion of the Salinibacter grassmerensis genome encodes:
- the pgl gene encoding 6-phosphogluconolactonase gives rise to the protein MSQSPASVVHRFPDLEALSRAAAQDLTADIRETLRSQDRYALALAGGSTPRRLYELLAAEAEAPLPWSQIHLFWGDERVVPLDHPDSNARMATDALIDAVPIPADQVHPMPTHLDSPDAAATAYTETLRRHFPDRSTTFDTILLGLGGDGHTASLFPETGTPEQRRADEEWVRPVTAPPRHEISRRLTCTLPVLNGARRAVFLVAGEGKEDALTRVLDRDDSSLPAAQVRPRATLLWYVDAAARPQSSG
- a CDS encoding sensor histidine kinase, with amino-acid sequence MSFVPRLPPFVSRLGLKIGGAAGIVAGGGAVLGTNLSVEGAALLGLGTAVLVYATSHIWLHRRLRHLQSVLHEIRTHEFDAQTPPSGPHGDELSTLLWEVYRTGQSLETEIQELKEMESYRREFIGNVSHELKTPIFSVQGFAETLLDGALHDESVNRTFLKKILHHANRLDNLARDLSTITKIETDELDMSNEAFNVMELFDAAVESVEIRAEEKGIMPRQKVAPDLPQVYGDFDRLRRVLVNLVDNAIKYNEEDGTVQLEAEVQNDEVVIRVVDDGIGISPDHLPRLTERFYRVDKSRSRNQGGTGLGLAIVKHILAAHDRELHVESAPEEGSTFHFTLPTSPQPSLQPA
- a CDS encoding PIG-L deacetylase family protein, whose amino-acid sequence is MASLLYVFPHPDDECFGPVPALAQQRRAGHEVHLLTLTRGEATSQRERLGYSKEEMAEARYQEMQGVAATLDVSSLTVLEYPDGGLAELNPLVLEDEVIAHIHAHEPDVVVTYPVHGISGHPDHLVSHAVVKRAVCALRRDGAAFPRRLAFYTLPPAPEDTDRPPHLGHSPPALIDCQLPIRDEDLETGREALHCYETYRPVIEEHRPLDTVGDHVSFELFAEAHDPPLSSLVDRLPTRDEEEGLPTTP
- a CDS encoding (2Fe-2S)-binding protein, whose amino-acid sequence is MTIDRCYCYEQTFAALKTVAEETGADSIGELQAHVTFGENCQLCHPYVRRMLETDQTVFHEVIEEDEDSGTGPASS
- a CDS encoding ABC transporter substrate-binding protein translates to MPRIVSLIPSATEIVDALGYGDDLVGRSHECDHPPGVEALPALTAPKVPLEGSSREIDDRVRTLLDEAMSVYDVDEERLNALRPDLILTQSQCEVCAVSLPTVEQAVADRMEGDPTVVALEPRSLADVRDDIRRVAEALGCPERGDRVVRRMRDRMQTTSNSVTPADTANRPTVAALEWIDPLMGAGGWVPTLLEAAGGTPVFAHRRGDLDALHDADPDRVVVMACGFGLPRTDTEMDVLRTDRRWATLRAVQAGHVYLTDGNHFFNRPGPRLATSLDILAEILHPDRFHAAFDRSYRETAWRNDPAPVPSSTQ
- a CDS encoding DUF6580 family putative transport protein, with amino-acid sequence MLTRDRLVRFAVLTGIVLLAAAARLVPHPPNVTPIAALALFGGAHFANRWVGLGVSLVALLLGDLVIGFHAMVPFVYGGFAAIGVLGFGLRANRSMGRVAGATVAGSLLFFLVTNFGMWWLFDTYPPTASGLWACYVAGLPYLANSLAGNAVYVGVLFGGVALLKRGVPSLQLDSATAPA